One genomic segment of Profundibacter amoris includes these proteins:
- a CDS encoding GcvT family protein, with translation MNIPEKARVVIIGGGIIGCSVAYHLAKLGWQDVVLLERKQLTSGTTWHAAGLIGQLRSSSNMTKLAKYSRDLYAALEEETGVATGLRTCGSISVALTEDRREELFRGAAMARAFGVAAEEITAQEVKERYSHLNIDDVVAGVFIRDDGQGDPANIALALAKGARMRGAQVLERVRVAGIRTKGGRATGVDWETDAEQGFIAADHVVNCAGMWGHEVGRMAGVNVPLQACEHFYIVTEPIKGLEQLPVLRVPDECAYYKEDAGKFLLGAFEPNAKPWGMGGIPADFEFDQLPEDFDHFQPILEKAINRMPILAEAGIHTFFNGPESFTPDDAYHLGLAPELANYWVAAGFNSIGIQSAGGAGMALAQWMQDGEKPFDLGDVDISRMQPFQGNKTYLYERSKETLGLLYADHFPYRQKATARGVRRSPFHQHLLDQGAVMGEAAGWERANWFANEGQEREYRYSWKRQNWFENAAVEHRAVRENVGMYDMSSFGKIRVEGRDAEAFLNHVCGNDMSVPVGKIVYTQFLNSRGGIEADVTVTRLSETAYLVVTPSATRLADQVWLQRHMGDFNVVITDVTAGEGVLAVMGPNARALMQKVSPNDFSNAVNPFGTMQQIEIGMGLARAHRVSYVGELGWEIYVSADMAAHVFEVLFDAGQDMGLKLCGMHMMDSCRIEKGFRHFGHDITCEDHVLEAGLGFAVKTGKPAFIGRDAVLKKKENGLDARLLQFRLADPEPLLYHNEPVLRDGEIVGYLSSGAYGHTLGSAIGLGYVPCKGESAADVLASSYEIDIAGVRVKAEASLRPMYDPKSERVKL, from the coding sequence TGTTCGGTCGCCTATCATTTGGCGAAACTGGGTTGGCAGGATGTGGTTCTGTTAGAGCGCAAGCAACTGACCAGCGGCACAACCTGGCATGCTGCGGGTCTGATCGGGCAATTGCGGTCCTCCAGCAACATGACCAAGTTGGCGAAATACAGCCGTGATTTATACGCCGCACTTGAGGAAGAAACCGGCGTGGCAACCGGCTTGCGCACCTGCGGGTCGATCTCGGTTGCGCTGACCGAGGACCGGCGCGAAGAGCTGTTTCGCGGCGCGGCCATGGCGCGGGCATTCGGCGTTGCCGCCGAGGAAATCACGGCGCAAGAGGTGAAGGAACGCTATTCGCATCTGAATATTGACGATGTGGTGGCGGGGGTGTTCATCCGCGATGACGGGCAGGGTGATCCTGCCAACATCGCGCTGGCGCTGGCCAAGGGTGCGCGGATGCGCGGGGCGCAGGTGCTGGAACGGGTACGGGTTGCGGGGATACGCACCAAAGGCGGGCGTGCAACCGGTGTGGACTGGGAAACAGACGCGGAGCAGGGGTTTATTGCCGCCGACCATGTGGTGAATTGCGCCGGTATGTGGGGGCACGAAGTCGGCCGTATGGCGGGGGTGAATGTACCGCTGCAGGCGTGCGAGCATTTCTATATTGTCACTGAACCAATCAAGGGACTGGAGCAACTGCCGGTGCTGCGGGTACCGGATGAATGTGCCTATTACAAAGAGGATGCGGGCAAGTTCCTGCTTGGGGCGTTCGAGCCGAATGCCAAACCCTGGGGGATGGGTGGCATCCCTGCGGATTTTGAATTCGATCAACTGCCCGAGGATTTTGATCACTTCCAGCCGATCCTCGAGAAGGCGATCAACCGGATGCCCATTCTGGCCGAGGCGGGGATTCACACGTTTTTCAACGGGCCGGAAAGTTTCACGCCGGATGACGCCTATCATCTGGGGTTGGCGCCGGAACTGGCGAATTACTGGGTGGCAGCCGGGTTCAATTCGATCGGCATCCAGTCGGCGGGCGGGGCCGGCATGGCGCTGGCACAATGGATGCAGGATGGTGAAAAGCCGTTTGATCTGGGTGATGTCGATATCAGCCGGATGCAGCCCTTTCAGGGGAACAAGACGTATTTGTATGAACGCTCGAAGGAAACTTTGGGCTTGCTTTATGCCGATCATTTCCCTTACCGGCAAAAGGCCACCGCGCGGGGTGTGCGGCGGTCGCCCTTTCACCAACACTTGCTGGATCAGGGCGCGGTAATGGGGGAAGCAGCCGGATGGGAGCGGGCCAACTGGTTTGCGAATGAGGGACAGGAGCGCGAATACCGCTACTCGTGGAAGCGGCAGAACTGGTTTGAAAACGCTGCCGTCGAGCATCGCGCGGTGCGCGAGAATGTCGGCATGTATGACATGTCGTCCTTTGGCAAGATCAGGGTCGAAGGGCGTGATGCCGAGGCGTTTTTGAACCATGTATGCGGCAATGATATGTCGGTGCCGGTGGGCAAGATTGTCTACACGCAGTTCCTGAACAGCCGGGGCGGGATAGAGGCGGACGTGACGGTGACGCGCCTGTCGGAAACGGCCTATCTGGTGGTGACTCCGTCTGCAACGCGGCTGGCCGATCAAGTATGGTTGCAGCGACATATGGGCGATTTTAACGTGGTAATCACCGATGTGACAGCCGGTGAAGGTGTGCTGGCGGTGATGGGACCGAATGCACGGGCGCTGATGCAAAAGGTTTCGCCGAATGATTTCTCCAATGCGGTCAATCCGTTCGGCACCATGCAGCAGATCGAAATCGGCATGGGCTTGGCGCGGGCGCATCGGGTGTCTTATGTTGGCGAGCTGGGTTGGGAGATTTATGTTTCTGCCGATATGGCCGCTCATGTGTTCGAGGTGCTGTTTGATGCCGGTCAGGATATGGGGCTAAAGCTGTGCGGGATGCATATGATGGACAGCTGCCGGATCGAAAAAGGGTTTCGGCATTTTGGCCATGACATCACTTGCGAGGATCATGTGCTTGAGGCGGGTCTGGGTTTTGCTGTGAAAACCGGCAAACCCGCGTTCATCGGACGCGATGCGGTTTTGAAGAAAAAGGAAAACGGGCTGGACGCCCGTTTGCTGCAATTCAGATTGGCGGACCCCGAGCCGTTGCTTTATCACAATGAACCGGTGCTGCGGGATGGTGAAATTGTCGGGTATCTGTCGTCCGGTGCCTATGGTCATACGCTGGGTTCGGCCATTGGATTGGGGTATGTGCCCTGCAAAGGCGAAAGTGCGGCGGATGTTCTGGCGTCGTCCTATGAAATCGACATTGCCGGGGTGCGGGTGAAGGCCGAGGCGTCTTTGCGCCCGATGTATGATCCGAAATCGGAGCGGGTAAAACTTTGA
- a CDS encoding beta-ketoacyl-ACP synthase III, with product MHQPVISGTGVFTPSEIITNEELVEAFNAYVDLFNEENKAAIEAGEVEAKAYSSVDFIVAASGIHRRHAVDKSGILDPEVMHPLLRQRSDDEPSIMAEMAVDACNKALKSAGKTAADVDAVIVAASNHERPYPAIAIEVQDLLGIKGFGFDMNVACSSATFGIQAAADMIRSGSARAILVVNPEITTGHLEWRDRDCHFIFGDVCTATLVERKEDAAAEHFDIISTRCLTQFSNNIRNNNGFLRRSRPDGVKDRRDMQFMQNGRKVFKEVLPIVARHMLGHMEDNGVAPADLRRMWLHQANKAMNDFIGKKVLGRVPEAGEQPNILQNYANTSSAGSIIAFSKYSDDFQSGDVGIICSFGAGYSVGSVIVRKA from the coding sequence ATGCATCAGCCGGTTATTTCGGGGACGGGGGTTTTTACGCCGTCTGAAATCATCACAAACGAAGAACTGGTTGAGGCGTTCAATGCCTATGTGGACCTATTCAACGAGGAAAACAAAGCCGCCATCGAGGCCGGCGAGGTCGAGGCCAAAGCCTATTCCAGCGTTGATTTTATCGTGGCTGCCAGCGGGATCCACCGGCGCCATGCTGTAGATAAATCCGGCATTCTGGACCCCGAGGTGATGCACCCGCTATTGCGGCAAAGGTCGGATGACGAACCGTCGATTATGGCGGAAATGGCGGTCGATGCCTGCAACAAGGCGCTGAAATCAGCCGGAAAAACCGCTGCCGATGTGGATGCGGTGATTGTCGCGGCGTCCAATCATGAACGGCCCTATCCGGCGATCGCGATCGAGGTTCAGGATCTGCTGGGGATCAAGGGTTTCGGCTTTGATATGAACGTGGCCTGTTCCTCGGCCACCTTCGGGATACAGGCGGCGGCGGATATGATCCGGTCGGGATCGGCGCGGGCCATTCTGGTGGTGAACCCGGAAATTACCACAGGGCATCTGGAATGGCGGGACCGTGATTGCCATTTCATTTTCGGCGACGTTTGCACCGCCACTCTGGTCGAGCGCAAAGAGGATGCGGCGGCGGAGCATTTCGATATTATTTCCACCCGCTGCCTGACGCAGTTTTCCAACAACATCCGCAACAACAACGGCTTTTTGCGCCGTTCCCGCCCCGACGGGGTGAAGGACCGGCGCGATATGCAGTTCATGCAGAACGGGCGCAAGGTGTTCAAAGAGGTGCTGCCGATAGTCGCCAGACATATGCTGGGGCATATGGAGGACAACGGGGTAGCACCCGCCGATCTGCGCCGGATGTGGCTGCATCAGGCCAACAAGGCGATGAATGATTTCATTGGCAAAAAGGTGCTGGGACGAGTGCCCGAGGCCGGCGAGCAGCCGAATATTTTGCAGAATTACGCCAATACATCCTCGGCGGGGTCGATCATTGCGTTTTCCAAATACTCGGATGATTTCCAGAGCGGGGATGTCGGGATTATTTGCTCGTTCGGCGCGGGGTATTCGGTGGGGTCTGTGATTGTCAGGAAGGCGTGA
- a CDS encoding RluA family pseudouridine synthase, whose amino-acid sequence MQGSVYNPPQGPLAILHHDHELLLVDKPSGLLSVPGKGEHLADCLIARVQAVFAEALLVHRLDRDTSGVMVFALTRHAQRHLGLQFEKRQVKKTYIARVFGRVGEKTGTVDLPLIVDWPNRPLQHVDFENGKQAVTDWRVLKYEENATRVRLFPQTGRSHQLRVHMREIGHPILGDPFYATGEARKAERLMLHAESLRLRHPDGGKGLTFKANCPF is encoded by the coding sequence ATGCAAGGGAGTGTGTATAATCCACCGCAGGGGCCGCTGGCCATTTTGCACCATGACCACGAATTACTGCTGGTGGACAAGCCGAGCGGTTTGTTGAGTGTGCCGGGTAAAGGAGAGCACCTTGCGGATTGCCTGATTGCGCGGGTGCAGGCAGTGTTTGCCGAGGCGTTGCTGGTGCATCGGCTGGATCGGGATACATCGGGGGTGATGGTGTTTGCGCTGACGCGCCATGCGCAGCGGCATCTGGGCTTGCAGTTTGAAAAGCGGCAGGTGAAGAAGACCTATATCGCGCGGGTATTCGGGCGGGTCGGGGAAAAGACCGGCACGGTGGATCTGCCGCTGATTGTCGATTGGCCGAACCGCCCCTTGCAGCATGTGGATTTCGAGAACGGCAAGCAGGCAGTGACGGATTGGCGGGTGCTGAAATACGAGGAAAATGCCACGCGGGTGCGGCTGTTTCCGCAGACAGGCCGCAGCCACCAGTTGCGGGTGCATATGCGGGAAATCGGGCATCCCATTCTGGGTGATCCGTTCTATGCCACTGGCGAGGCGCGGAAGGCCGAGCGCCTGATGCTGCATGCCGAAAGCCTGCGTCTCCGGCATCCGGACGGCGGGAAGGGGCTGACTTTCAAGGCGAATTGCCCGTTCTAG